ACTAAGCCTTATAGGTCTGAGGGAAGACCAGAAGAATTGGAACTGGATAAATCAATTAAAGAAGATGCGAGGATCACTTTTTGTTGTTCTTCTTGGCATTTTAAGTGCCGCAGTTAGCTGCTATATGTTATTTAAAGTTAAAAACTATCGGGGTTCCTGGCTTGCATATCCTGGCTGGCTTATTGCCTCGAATGTAATTTTCGTATTAATAATTGTTCTTGCCCTGCGGGCATTATATCGTCACACAACACAAGACACAGGGGAACCCAGAGCCCAGAAAATAACTGCTGCCCTCTGGGTTCTCCCGGCTCTGACAATTATTCTGACTATTCATATGGTCGTCGTATTAAGCTGGACGGCAGGTGTACCGTTTCAATAGCAGAAATCCTCAGGCTCCCATAGCTCAGGATATAAGACTGTTCATTATTCTGGAGGCGTTCGAAAAAAGGGGGAAGTGTTCCTGTATTTGACTGTATTTGAGGAGAAACTATGAATGAGATAATATACAAACCGATCGGAGTCATACATTCTCCCTTCAGGGAACCGAAAGGAACACCCATTCAACCCTCGGCTGCTAAGGGAATCTCTGGAACAGTCGAGATATTCCCGGAATATGCTGAAGGCCTAAAAGATGTTGAAGGATTTTCTTACATTATTCTGATATATCATTTTCATCTGTCCAGAGGTGCATCCTTAACAGCAAAACCTTTCATGGATAATGAAGAACGGGGTGTCTTTGCAATGCGAGGCCCGAGCAGGCCCAACCCGATTGGTATCTCGATTGTACGCCTTGTCAGAGTTGAAGATAATATAATCCATATTCAGGATGTAGATATAGTGGATGGGACTCCACTCCTCGATATCAAACCGTATGTCCCGGAATTCGATATAAGGGAAGTAGAAAAAACAGGCTGGCTCGAAAAAAACGTTCACAAACTTCCATCATCAAAAGATGACGGTAGATTCACAAAATGATTGACAGGTGACACCCGCATCTCACGTCAAACGTTCACTTCTCCTTCGAAAACCGGAAAAGAAAGGAAAACCGTAGTTCCTCTGCCAAGACGACTCTCGATCTCGATCTTGCCCTTATGAGCTATCATCAGATGCTTGACTATCGATAAACCCAGTCCC
This is a stretch of genomic DNA from Syntrophales bacterium. It encodes these proteins:
- the tsaA gene encoding tRNA (N6-threonylcarbamoyladenosine(37)-N6)-methyltransferase TrmO encodes the protein MNEIIYKPIGVIHSPFREPKGTPIQPSAAKGISGTVEIFPEYAEGLKDVEGFSYIILIYHFHLSRGASLTAKPFMDNEERGVFAMRGPSRPNPIGISIVRLVRVEDNIIHIQDVDIVDGTPLLDIKPYVPEFDIREVEKTGWLEKNVHKLPSSKDDGRFTK